GAGGACCGTCATCCTCGTTTTCATCACTTGACCACCTGTTCGAGGTTCGATCACGTCAGGGCTGTTGCCTTGGTCCGCCTTCCATTCCTGGAGGCGGCCCAGGAGGCGGGCCGCCACGCGAAGGCGGCGGACCGTCGGGCGGACCGAAACCCGGCTGCCCCGGACCCGGCGGCAGCGGACGACCGTCTCCCGGCCGGCCCTGTCCCGGGGGCCTGCCGCGCGGCCCTGGCGGAGGCGGAAACGCCGGCGGCCGTAATGCGTCGAAGCTGGCTTCCCAGTGCCCAAACTGCTGCGGCGAAAGGACCGCCTTCATCTCGCTGCGCAGGCCCTCGTGCTCGGCCTGGGTTCTGGCGTGCGCGTCGTCGCGAATGGCCTCGATGGCGGCCAACCGCCGCGTCATGATCTCCTGCACGTGACCGGCCTGCGCCTGGTCTAGGCCGTAACGGCCCTTAAGGTCCGCCGTGATTCTTGCAGCCGTCTGTTTCCCCAGGGGGGGCGGTGGCGCCCAGGCGACGCTCCTCAGCACCATGACCGTGACCCCCGCCCCGATAACGGCGCCGCTGGCCACGATCACCAGGCCCATCAAGACCATGACCCATGTCCGCGGGCCGCGAGGCGGAAGCGTATGCGGGCCGCAAGGGGCCGATGGCTGTTCAGTCGGGTCGGTCATGGCTGAGTCACCTCCACGACGGAGTAAAAGGCAGCCTGCGGGTCGGAGCCGGCCGACCACACCTGGATCGCCAGCGCCAGCACGACGGCCGCTGCCAGCGACGCCGCCACCGCCACCAGCGACAGCGGCAGGAGTCCGGTGCGGCGCGGCGTCCCCAGTCTCGCCAGCACCGCGCCGGTCGCGTCCGTGGCCGGCGGCTGTTCCTTCCGGGCCTGGCGCACCAATCGCTCAACGGCTTCTAACTCGTCCATCCTGTTTTCTCCACCAGGCGTTCCTTGCCGGCGATTTCCTTCAGCCGCCGCCGGGCCCGGTAGGCCCGCATCTTGACCATCGCGCGGCTCCAACCCATCCGCCCGGCAATGTCGGCGATGCTGCAACCGTCAAAGTACATGAGCGTCAGAACCAGCCGCTCGGCCGGCGGCAGGCGGGACAGCAGTGCGTGGACCAGGGCGCCGGCCGCCGCAGGGTCCAGGTCGTCGGCGGGGGCGACGGGATCGAACCCATCGAGCGGCACAGGGGCTTGCCGCCCCCGCTTCTTCCAGAACCGGTAGCCGATGCGCGTGGCGATCCTGGCCAGCCAGCGTTCGAGCGGCGCCTCGCCGCGGTATCCGTCCAGGCCGAAGTACGCCTCGACGAAGACGTCCTGCACCAGTTCCTCCAACCGGGCCGGCTCGCGCGTGAACCGCCACAGGATGCCGGCGACGGCCGGCTGATGGCGGCCGACGAGGCGGGCAAACGCCGCCTCGTCGCCGGACCTCGCCGCCACGATGTCGTTGCGATCTGTCTCGTCCACGGTCCGGTCATTGTGCATTACGGCCCTATCCGCGCCAACGTGAATCCAGCGGTCACTTGGCCGCGCCGTGCGAAGATGGAGGCGGCGGGGGCGGAGGACCGTCGCCGCGCCCGCCCGGGCCGCCCGGACCACCCGGCGGAGGAGGCGGCGGGAGTGGAGGGCCGTCGCCGCGCCCGCCCGGACCACCCCGACCACGCTGACCGCCCGGACCACCCGGAGGCGGCGGCAGCGTCTGGCGAACCTGGTCGACCGTAAGCCCCGTAATCGTGGCCAACTGCTGGAAGAAGGCCTCATGGGCCGCCTGGATGGCGTCGTGCATTGTCTTCATCGCATCGGCGATCTGCTTCTTCTGGTCATCGGTCAAGGGCTTGTCCATCGCGCGCTCAAGGGCGCGATCGACCGCTGGGGGACCACTCGGCCGGGGGCCCGGCTTGCCCTGGCCCTGCATGTCGCCCGAACCCGGCGCCGCCGGCGCCTGCTCGTTCTGGCCGCCCGGCGCTTTCATGCCGGGCCCTGCCCCGCCGGGGCCTTTCATGCCAGGACCGCCGCCACCGGGAGCCCAGGCTCCCATGGCCGCAAACGCCACGCCGATTGCCAATCCGAACGCCAACAACGCGACCGCTGCAAACACCCAGTATTGCCTCATGGTCCCTCTCCTTAAAGTCGAGCCGCCGTCCGCGGCCCGTTCACCTATCTAGTGGGCGCAAGACGTGTGGTGGTAACCAGAAATCGTCCGTCCAGTCGATGGGCGTCGCGCTCCCGACAAGCATCCATGCGATTCGCGTCTTCATCATTGGCTCCTTTCCTGGCGAGCGAACGTTTTTCGGTCGCCGTCCGCGTTCTACCCCCCGGTTTCCTTTTCGTTTCGGACGCGTCCCACTTCCGCCCCGCTAAACGAGGGCGCCCTCCGTATATTGCACGTCTCCGGGAAAAAGTTGGCTTGGCGCAAAAAAGCGGGGCACGGCTCACCGTGCCCCTGGCGTCCGTCCCCGGGTGCTTCCTTATTCACTCGTGTCCGCGATGGGCAACAGGACCGTGAAGGTGGCCCCGACGCCGGGCGTGCTCGTCGCGCGGATTTCGCCGCCCGCCCGGTGCGCCAGGTCCCGCGCGACCGAGAGGCCGAGCCCCGCGCCGCCGTTCTCATAGGTTTCCTCGTCTGCATGTGAAGCCGTCGTGAAAAACGGTTCGAAGATCCGATCGAGATGCTCGGGCGCGATGCCGCGGCCCGTATCGCTCACGCGGAGAGCGACATAGGCCGGCGTGTCGGCGGGGGTGACGGTGCAGGTGAGCGTTCCCCCCGTGGCCATCATCACCATGCGCGCGTTCAGGAGGAGATTCAGAAGGACGTGTTCCATTTCGACCGGCACGACACGCACGGGCGCCGACGTCTCGTACTGGCGGACGAGGTGGATGTTTTCCTTCGGCAGGTGCCATTCGAGAAGGCCGACGGCGGCGTCCATCAGCGCGTCGGCGGGGACGATGCGCGTCTCGGTGCGGCGGCCGGTGGCGTAGTTCATCAGGCTCCGGACGATGGCGCCAGCGCGCTCGCCGAGCGCGACCGTCTTTTCGAGGGCCGTCCGGCGCATCTGGGCGTCGTCGTGTTTGAGGGCCTGCTCGGCGCGGCCGATGATCATCGTCAGGAGGTTGTTGAACTCATGGGCCATGCTGCCGGCCAGTTGGCCGACGGTCGCCAGACGCTGGGCCTCGACAAGGCAGCGCTGGAGTCTTTCGGCCCGCCGGCGCGTCCGTTCGAGTTCCTGCCTCAGCGTTTCCGTTTCGGTGGCCTGCAAGGTTTTTTCCTCGGGTCACGGAGGAAGTGAAGGGCAGACCCCCTCACCCGCAGGTCTTATCGGCATCGGGGCTGGGGAAAATTGAAAGGAATCGGCGCCGGGGTCCGGCGGGGCCTTACGGCTTCTGGCGGAGGGCGGCCACGTAGGGGAGGTTCCGCCACCGGCCGCGATAGTCCAGGCCGTATCCGATAACGAACCGGTCTTCTATCTCGAAGCCGACCCAGTCGGGTCTGCGGATGGGCGGTTCGCGTGGTGCTGCGCGGCGTTTCGCGAGGAGCACGAGCGTCTTCAGTTCCGCGGCCCCGAGGGGTTCGATCCGGCGGCAGACGGCAGCAAGGGTCCGGCCCGTGTCGAAAATGTCGTCCAGGACGAGGACCGGTCGGCCGGCGACGCACGTCTCGAGCCCCTCCGGCAGGGTGACACGGACCTTTGCCGGGCGAGTTCCCTCGTACGATTGGGCGGAGACGAACTCCAGGTCCATGGCCGCGACACGCGGCTGGGAGGCCTCGCCCCAGGCGCGCACGAGGTCGGCCAGGAACAGGACGCAGCCCTTCATGACGGCGACGACGACAGGGTCGCGGTCGGCGTAGGCGTCGGCGAGGAGGCGCCCGAGTTCGCCCACGCGGGCCGCGATCCGGTCCGATGGGATCAGGATTTCGCCGACCTCCTCGGGCATGGGGCGCTCGCTTTCTTCGATTGGGCGGCCTAGGCGGGGATGGGATGGGTGCGGCAGAACTCGGCCACGTCTTTGCGGACGCCCTTGGCCTCGCGCGCCAGATCGTCGGCCTTGAGAATGCGGTCGATCCATCGGGCGATCGCGCGGACGTCGTCCTCGTTGGCCCCGCGTGTCGTGATCGACGGCGTGCCGATGCGGACGCCTGACCCTTGAGCCGGCGGACGCGTGTCGAACGGGATGACATTGTGATTGACGACGATGCCGGCCTTGCCCAGTCGGCGTTCCGCCTCGGAGCCGGTCAGGTTCTGCGGCCCGAGGTCCACGAGGAACAGGTGCGTGTCCGTCCCGCCGGAGACGAGCCGGTAGCCGAGCGAGAGCATTTCGTCGGCCATGGCCCGGGCGTTCGCGACGATCCGGACCTGGTAGGCCTTGAATTCGGGCGTCTGGGCGAGCGCAAAGGCGGCCGCCTTGCCTGCGATGACGTGCATCAGGGGGCCGCCCTGGAGGCCGGGAAAGATGGCCCGGTCGATGGCTCTGGCGTTCTTGGCGCGACACATGACGATGCCGCCGCGGGGCCCGCGCAAGGTTTTGTGGGTTGTGGCGGTCACGAAATCGGCGACCGGCACAGGGTCCGGGTGGACGCCGCCTACTACGAGTCCCGCGAAGTGGGCCATGTCGACGAGGAGGCGTGCGCCGGCGTCGTGGGCGATGTCGGCCAGGCGCGCGACGTCGATCGCCCGCGGATAGGAACTGGCGCCGGCCACCAGGAGGTCCGGGCGGACCTCGCGGGCCTGTCGCGCGAGGGCGTCGTAATCGATCCGCTCGGTCTTTCGGCTGACGCCGTAGCGCACGATGCGGTACAGTCGGCCGCTGAAGTTCGCCTTCATGCCGTGCGTCAGGTGGCCGCCGTGCGCCAGGTCCATTGCCAGGAGGGTGTCGCCGGGCTTGAGGCAGGCGAAGTAGACGGCCATGTTGGCCTGGCTGCCGGAGTGGGGCTGGACGTTGATGTGTTCGCATCCGAAGAGGCGTTTGCCTCGCTCGATGGCGAGGCGTTCGACCTCGTCGATCGTTTCGCACCCGCCGTAGCAGCGGTGGGCGGGGTATCCCTCGGCATACTTGTCGGTGAGGGTGCTGCCGACGGCCTCGCAGACGCTCGTGGGGCAGAAGTTTTCGCTGGCGATGAGGTCAATGGTTTCGCTCTGGCGCTTCCGTTCGCGCTCGACGAGGTCCGCCAGTTCCGGATCGCTTTTTTTCAAGGCTTCGAAGTTCATCGGTTCCTCTGCTCTGCGTCTTTTCATTTCCCGTTTGCCGGAGCCGTCCGGGATCTCGCCCGGGCCGTCACCACACGACGAACGAATCGAAACAGACCTGGATTTCGGGCTCGACGATGGCCATCTCCGATTGCCTGGCCGTGGCGATCAAGGCATAGGCCCGCTCGTCGGAGACGGCGAGGAGCATCCGCTGTTCGAGAGGCTCGACGCCGCGGGGATTCTCGATCGTCAGCAGCAGCGCGGGGCGTCCGTCGGCCAATTCGGTCTCGTCCCGCTGGGACACGGCGAGGTCGGGCTGGAGGCTGACGAGTTCGGCGACCATGTCGTCGACCCAGGCGTCGAGGGTTTTGCCTTCCCGCTCGATGACG
This window of the Planctomycetota bacterium genome carries:
- a CDS encoding phosphoribosyltransferase family protein translates to MPEEVGEILIPSDRIAARVGELGRLLADAYADRDPVVVAVMKGCVLFLADLVRAWGEASQPRVAAMDLEFVSAQSYEGTRPAKVRVTLPEGLETCVAGRPVLVLDDIFDTGRTLAAVCRRIEPLGAAELKTLVLLAKRRAAPREPPIRRPDWVGFEIEDRFVIGYGLDYRGRWRNLPYVAALRQKP
- a CDS encoding ATP-binding protein, with the protein product MQATETETLRQELERTRRRAERLQRCLVEAQRLATVGQLAGSMAHEFNNLLTMIIGRAEQALKHDDAQMRRTALEKTVALGERAGAIVRSLMNYATGRRTETRIVPADALMDAAVGLLEWHLPKENIHLVRQYETSAPVRVVPVEMEHVLLNLLLNARMVMMATGGTLTCTVTPADTPAYVALRVSDTGRGIAPEHLDRIFEPFFTTASHADEETYENGGAGLGLSVARDLAHRAGGEIRATSTPGVGATFTVLLPIADTSE
- a CDS encoding serine hydroxymethyltransferase, with the protein product MNFEALKKSDPELADLVERERKRQSETIDLIASENFCPTSVCEAVGSTLTDKYAEGYPAHRCYGGCETIDEVERLAIERGKRLFGCEHINVQPHSGSQANMAVYFACLKPGDTLLAMDLAHGGHLTHGMKANFSGRLYRIVRYGVSRKTERIDYDALARQAREVRPDLLVAGASSYPRAIDVARLADIAHDAGARLLVDMAHFAGLVVGGVHPDPVPVADFVTATTHKTLRGPRGGIVMCRAKNARAIDRAIFPGLQGGPLMHVIAGKAAAFALAQTPEFKAYQVRIVANARAMADEMLSLGYRLVSGGTDTHLFLVDLGPQNLTGSEAERRLGKAGIVVNHNVIPFDTRPPAQGSGVRIGTPSITTRGANEDDVRAIARWIDRILKADDLAREAKGVRKDVAEFCRTHPIPA
- a CDS encoding RNA polymerase sigma factor yields the protein MDETDRNDIVAARSGDEAAFARLVGRHQPAVAGILWRFTREPARLEELVQDVFVEAYFGLDGYRGEAPLERWLARIATRIGYRFWKKRGRQAPVPLDGFDPVAPADDLDPAAAGALVHALLSRLPPAERLVLTLMYFDGCSIADIAGRMGWSRAMVKMRAYRARRRLKEIAGKERLVEKTGWTS